Genomic segment of Candidatus Liberimonas magnetica:
ATGCATTGTTTAAATCCCCCACTAGGTGAAATTCACGCGAAAATTCAGCACCCCACTTACCAAGATTGCCCTGCATAAACGCATTTAACTTATGATCTTGCATAGAGTCAAATACCTCACAAATCCATCTTGCCCTTTTATCAAGTTCTTTTGAGTAGTTAGCATTTAAATTGCTTAGAAAAAGTGATGTATTTGTATTGGAATTATACTTGATTCCAGTTTTTGAATATTTAACACAAATTAAACCTTTTGAAAGGAGAATATCAATTCCTTTTTGAATAATTTTTCTGCCTATTACAATTTCACATGACCTGTTTGGCATTTCAGGGTGCAAACTTTCGAAGGGAGCATCCGGTATATCAGATGAATGAACTAAAATATAATGATAATAAATTAGTCTCTGTAAGTCTATAAATCGTTTTTTGCTATTTTTAAATATATATAGTAGTCTTAACCCTGTTTCTAAGGGTGAATTGAAAAATAATGGTGCCTTTATTTCTTCCATTTTATATCATCTCTCTCATTGGCTAAATGATGACAAATGCCCTTTCTGTCATCTAATTTAACTTCACTCATTAGTGGATTGTTAGTTATTTGTAATGCATCTGCACGGTCTAATACTTTTTTTAGCCTTACAAATCCATTCTCAGCGTCTTCTTCTATAGTATTTATAATCCCTGAGTATATTTCATTCTTTAAGTTTTCAAAATGCTTGAAATCAGGGTCATTGATATCCCTTGAAAATGCTTTTAAAGACTCTGCACAGAAAAAATATTCCCTTTGCCTATTGAAGTTATTTTTCAAATCAGGATAAGCATCTAATTTTTTAGTATTTTCAATATCTTGCTTCAGATATTCACTATATGCTTCCAATATTTTTCTGATATAAACAGATTCTATATCCTGAATTTCTTGAGGCGCTGGTTGCGGCAGGGGGCGTGTTTTGGCAAATCCACCAAAGCGAGAGGTAAAGTAGCAAGTCGTTTTATACTGTTCAACAAATTCTAAAGGTTCAATGTAATCAAATATACTAAAGCTGAAATTATCAATATATTGTCTAAAGTTCTTATCCAAATCTATTTTTTTATCTGTCTTAATTTTATTCTTACAATTTTTGTCCCAATCATTTATTAATGTCTGTTTAAGACCTTCTGGTTTTTTTAGTAAATCGTGAGCTTTTGTTCCTACACCTAATGGCGAAACAAAATAATATTTATTTGGAATAGTCAGTTCTTTATTGAAACAATAATAACAAAGCTTGCCTATCTCGAGCAAAATATCAGGTAAACCAA
This window contains:
- a CDS encoding restriction endonuclease, translating into MSEIQDVEKPNYRIDLSNAQILSKPLPPLKLLKVIDEDSFEEIVHEWAFGYLKTKYEKVYHLGGSGDKGRDIAAYSDYKNDIWDNYQCKHYDRKLGLPDILLEIGKLCYYCFNKELTIPNKYYFVSPLGVGTKAHDLLKKPEGLKQTLINDWDKNCKNKIKTDKKIDLDKNFRQYIDNFSFSIFDYIEPLEFVEQYKTTCYFTSRFGGFAKTRPLPQPAPQEIQDIESVYIRKILEAYSEYLKQDIENTKKLDAYPDLKNNFNRQREYFFCAESLKAFSRDINDPDFKHFENLKNEIYSGIINTIEEDAENGFVRLKKVLDRADALQITNNPLMSEVKLDDRKGICHHLANERDDIKWKK